One region of Chryseobacterium sp. SORGH_AS_0447 genomic DNA includes:
- the ribD gene encoding bifunctional diaminohydroxyphosphoribosylaminopyrimidine deaminase/5-amino-6-(5-phosphoribosylamino)uracil reductase RibD: protein MQDEFYIKRGIELAQKALGKTYPNPLVGSVIVHNGKIIGEGYHYKAGENHAEINAIESVEDKSLIPESTIYVTLEPCAHYGKTPPCALKIKELGFRKVVIGAMDSHDKVNGKGKKIIQDAGIEVVSGILEEECIKLNKRFFTYHEKKRPYIILKWAQSADGFLDKNFQPTAISNSLVNQFVHQLRADEHAILVGTQTALNDNPSLTVRNVKGVNPVRILIDFDLKVPSNFSIFNQTAKTIVINSVKEETHENIHFIKIKKENFLQELMDALYREQIQSVIIEGGRFTLQQFIDGDLWDEAIIIKNENLRLENGTEAPQFTGRKPLRTEDFRDNSIEFYQYQTT, encoded by the coding sequence ATGCAGGACGAATTTTATATCAAAAGAGGAATTGAGCTGGCCCAGAAAGCCCTGGGCAAGACCTATCCCAACCCTTTGGTCGGAAGCGTGATCGTACACAACGGTAAAATCATCGGGGAAGGCTATCACTATAAAGCTGGGGAAAACCATGCGGAAATCAATGCCATCGAATCGGTGGAAGACAAATCCCTGATTCCGGAATCTACGATTTATGTTACACTGGAGCCTTGTGCGCATTACGGAAAAACGCCGCCGTGCGCTTTAAAGATAAAAGAACTCGGCTTCCGTAAAGTGGTGATCGGAGCCATGGATTCCCATGACAAAGTAAACGGAAAAGGAAAAAAAATCATCCAGGATGCCGGGATCGAAGTAGTGTCTGGGATTTTAGAAGAAGAATGCATCAAGTTGAATAAAAGATTCTTCACGTATCATGAAAAGAAGCGGCCATACATCATCCTGAAATGGGCACAGTCAGCCGACGGTTTTCTTGATAAAAATTTTCAACCCACGGCAATTTCCAATTCGTTGGTGAATCAGTTCGTGCATCAGCTGAGAGCCGACGAACACGCGATCCTGGTAGGAACCCAAACCGCTTTGAATGATAACCCGAGCCTGACGGTGCGAAATGTGAAGGGCGTAAATCCGGTAAGAATATTAATTGATTTTGATTTGAAAGTCCCTTCGAATTTCAGCATTTTTAATCAGACGGCGAAAACCATCGTTATCAATTCCGTAAAGGAAGAAACTCATGAGAATATTCATTTTATTAAGATTAAAAAAGAGAATTTCCTTCAGGAACTGATGGACGCTTTATACAGAGAGCAGATCCAATCCGTGATTATTGAAGGCGGAAGATTTACCCTCCAGCAGTTCATCGACGGAGATCTCTGGGACGAAGCGATCATCATTAAAAACGAAAACCTCAGGCTTGAAAATGGGACTGAAGCACCTCAATTTACCGGCAGGAAACCCTTACGCACAGAAGATTTCAGAGACAACAGTATTGAATTTTATCAATATCAGACAACATAA
- a CDS encoding zinc metallopeptidase: MGGYYLIIIISMAVSWYVSWRLKSKFEHYSQVHLRNGLSGKEVAEKMLRDNGINDVQVMSVPGQLTDHYNPENKTVNLSEAVYMQRNAAAAAVAAHECGHAVQHKVGYSMLQLRSKLVPVVSISSNLMQFVIMGGILVMAMSGNKLILTIGVIMFALTTLFAFVTLPVEYDASNRAMKWLRDTGTVTSEEYVGVKDSLKWAARTYVVAAIGSLVQLLYFVSLLMGGRRN; encoded by the coding sequence ATGGGCGGTTATTATTTAATCATAATCATTTCAATGGCGGTGAGCTGGTATGTCTCCTGGCGGTTGAAATCAAAATTTGAGCACTATTCGCAGGTGCATCTCCGAAACGGGCTTTCTGGTAAGGAGGTGGCGGAAAAGATGTTGAGGGATAACGGAATCAACGATGTACAGGTAATGTCGGTTCCAGGGCAGTTGACAGATCATTACAATCCTGAAAATAAAACGGTAAATCTTTCTGAAGCAGTCTACATGCAGCGAAATGCAGCGGCAGCGGCTGTTGCGGCTCATGAGTGCGGACATGCGGTACAGCATAAAGTAGGATATTCAATGTTACAATTGCGTTCAAAACTGGTACCGGTAGTGAGCATCAGCTCAAACCTGATGCAGTTTGTTATCATGGGCGGTATCCTGGTGATGGCAATGAGCGGAAATAAGCTGATCCTGACGATTGGTGTTATTATGTTCGCGTTAACAACACTTTTTGCTTTCGTAACGCTTCCTGTGGAGTATGATGCGAGCAACAGAGCAATGAAGTGGCTCAGAGATACGGGAACCGTAACTTCAGAGGAATATGTCGGCGTAAAGGACAGCCTGAAATGGGCGGCCAGAACCTATGTGGTGGCTGCGATCGGATCACTGGTCCAGTTGTTATACTTCGTTTCCTTACTGATGGGAGGAAGAAGGAATTAA
- a CDS encoding YigZ family protein — protein sequence MFSFKTIESPVENTLLKEKGSKFIGFAFPVNNEEELKNALEKIWSEHPKATHHCYAFRIGLNGENYRANDDGEPSGSAGLPIYNQLLANEITNVLVISVRYYGGTKLGVSGLVKAYKESAKITLEEARIMTKELETVVQISFNFNQQNVIFTLLSKYDAKVLQFDANENCIVTAALKLSQKESISEKLSEMHYVSFEFTN from the coding sequence ATGTTCAGTTTTAAAACGATAGAATCTCCGGTTGAAAACACCTTATTAAAAGAAAAGGGAAGCAAGTTCATCGGCTTTGCCTTTCCGGTGAACAATGAAGAAGAACTTAAAAATGCTTTGGAAAAGATCTGGTCCGAACATCCGAAAGCAACGCATCATTGTTACGCTTTCAGAATAGGACTGAATGGAGAAAACTACCGTGCCAACGACGACGGCGAGCCATCCGGAAGTGCTGGGCTGCCGATTTACAACCAGTTATTGGCCAATGAAATCACCAATGTCCTGGTGATTTCCGTACGCTACTATGGCGGAACAAAACTCGGAGTTTCCGGTTTAGTAAAGGCTTACAAAGAATCGGCTAAAATCACGCTGGAAGAAGCCCGGATTATGACAAAGGAACTGGAAACCGTAGTACAGATCAGTTTTAATTTTAATCAGCAGAATGTAATTTTCACTCTGCTGTCGAAGTACGATGCAAAAGTTCTACAATTCGATGCCAACGAAAACTGTATCGTGACGGCTGCTTTAAAGCTTTCCCAAAAAGAAAGCATCTCGGAAAAACTTTCCGAGATGCATTATGTTTCATTTGAATTTACAAATTAA
- a CDS encoding DUF349 domain-containing protein: MITENNLSENEENKNDQEIPQEKTSENVSSHDENIPHEEPEHEEEHADVEISLADALKEMEKIINSPNAGEDFKKFNQLKEKASHYIHDEVEDKKHEYVEAGNAPENFSYEHPSQARFSALVNIFREKHDDYQKGQEEEQKKNLDHRQSIIERLKNLYTNSEPGTNLFKSIREIKEDWSNAGQVAKSEFRILNNNYFHHLNQFYQMLDLNKEFLEQEYSHNLEKRQHIIERAKQLEHEPVIQKALNELQYLHKLWKEEAEPVAEEFREKTWEEFKEISNKIHERKSELSAAIETEQAGNLEKKNQIIAEIKKLSEPAENPNHNYWQNAIRKVEDLRTEFLKTGSVPRKLSNQNWNDFKTTLRNFNTTKNTYYKSLKGSQQANLEEKLKLIQTAKDNQNNEEWDIAVPLFKKLQEDWKKIGHVPKSMTNKIWDEFRDACNAFFNNYREKSNASTDNWKENYKQKKAILEELKTVTNEDGSIERIEAIKTAWNNIGKVPRDKISINTEFNKTLREKLKLNKINEFELKEEGLSENQLTDKARKMKSQISDLEAEIVKLENNLAFFKNPSRENPLLKDTYNSIDEKKAHLENLKQSLHTIIAGE; encoded by the coding sequence ATGATTACAGAAAACAATCTTTCTGAAAACGAGGAGAACAAGAACGACCAGGAAATCCCTCAGGAAAAAACATCAGAAAATGTCTCATCCCACGATGAAAACATTCCCCATGAAGAGCCGGAACATGAAGAAGAACATGCAGATGTGGAAATCTCTCTGGCTGATGCGCTGAAAGAAATGGAAAAAATCATCAATTCGCCGAATGCCGGTGAAGATTTTAAGAAATTCAACCAGCTGAAAGAAAAAGCAAGTCATTACATCCATGATGAAGTGGAAGATAAAAAGCATGAATACGTAGAAGCCGGAAATGCCCCTGAAAACTTCAGTTACGAGCATCCTTCCCAGGCGAGGTTCTCCGCTTTGGTGAATATCTTCAGAGAAAAGCACGACGATTACCAGAAAGGCCAGGAAGAAGAGCAGAAGAAAAATCTCGATCACCGCCAGAGCATTATCGAAAGGCTGAAAAACCTGTATACCAATTCCGAACCGGGTACCAACCTTTTCAAATCCATCCGTGAGATCAAGGAAGACTGGTCCAATGCCGGACAGGTGGCCAAATCGGAATTCAGAATCCTGAACAACAACTACTTCCATCACCTGAACCAATTCTATCAGATGCTGGACCTGAATAAAGAATTCCTGGAGCAGGAATACAGCCATAACCTGGAAAAGAGACAGCACATCATCGAGCGTGCCAAGCAGCTTGAACATGAGCCGGTAATCCAGAAAGCGCTGAATGAGCTTCAATACCTGCACAAGCTTTGGAAAGAAGAAGCTGAGCCGGTAGCAGAAGAATTCCGTGAAAAGACTTGGGAAGAATTCAAGGAAATTTCCAACAAAATTCACGAAAGAAAATCCGAGCTTTCAGCAGCCATCGAGACAGAACAGGCCGGTAATCTTGAAAAGAAAAACCAGATTATTGCGGAGATTAAAAAACTGTCTGAGCCTGCGGAAAATCCTAACCACAACTACTGGCAGAACGCCATCCGAAAAGTGGAGGATCTCCGTACCGAATTTCTGAAAACCGGAAGTGTTCCGAGAAAGCTTTCCAACCAGAACTGGAATGACTTCAAAACTACCCTTAGAAATTTCAACACGACAAAGAATACCTATTATAAATCGTTAAAAGGATCTCAACAGGCCAACCTGGAAGAAAAATTAAAGCTCATCCAGACGGCAAAAGACAACCAGAACAACGAAGAATGGGATATCGCCGTTCCTTTATTTAAAAAGCTTCAGGAAGACTGGAAGAAAATCGGACATGTTCCGAAGAGCATGACCAATAAAATCTGGGACGAGTTCCGCGATGCCTGTAACGCGTTTTTCAATAATTACCGTGAAAAGAGCAATGCTTCTACCGACAACTGGAAAGAAAATTACAAGCAGAAGAAAGCCATCCTTGAAGAGCTGAAAACCGTAACCAACGAAGACGGCAGCATCGAAAGGATTGAAGCCATCAAAACGGCCTGGAACAACATCGGGAAAGTGCCGAGAGACAAAATCTCCATCAATACCGAATTCAACAAAACATTGAGAGAGAAACTGAAGCTCAACAAAATCAATGAATTTGAGCTGAAAGAAGAAGGTCTTTCTGAAAACCAGTTGACTGATAAGGCCAGAAAAATGAAGAGCCAGATCTCTGATCTTGAAGCCGAAATCGTGAAGCTGGAAAACAACCTGGCATTCTTCAAAAACCCATCCAGAGAAAACCCGCTGCTGAAAGATACGTACAACTCCATCGACGAGAAAAAGGCACACCTGGAAAACTTAAAACAAAGTCTCCACACCATTATTGCAGGAGAATAA
- a CDS encoding NADH-quinone oxidoreductase subunit A codes for MNLPESYIPILLQAGVAIGFVAISLLGAHFLGPKQKKGNSVKNQSWECGVPVEGNARTPFSIKYFLTAVLFVLFDIEIVFFYPYAVNFREFGMEGFLAVLTFVAIFFMAFFYVWKRGALDWDK; via the coding sequence ATGAATTTACCTGAAAGTTATATTCCAATCCTTTTACAGGCAGGTGTTGCGATAGGTTTCGTAGCCATTTCTTTGCTTGGAGCGCATTTTTTAGGTCCGAAACAGAAAAAAGGAAATTCTGTGAAGAACCAGAGCTGGGAATGTGGAGTCCCGGTAGAAGGAAATGCGAGAACACCGTTTTCCATCAAATACTTTTTAACAGCGGTATTGTTCGTATTATTCGATATCGAAATCGTATTTTTTTACCCGTATGCGGTAAACTTCAGAGAATTCGGAATGGAAGGATTCCTTGCGGTACTTACCTTTGTAGCCATCTTTTTCATGGCATTTTTCTATGTATGGAAAAGAGGAGCACTGGATTGGGATAAGTAG
- a CDS encoding GNAT family N-acetyltransferase, with the protein MSEISVIEVKSADQLKQFVRFPMDLYKNNPYYVPSFVNEEINIWNPAENPAMEYSEAKQFLAYKDRELVGRIAVMINHKEEHELGIRKVRFGWIDFIDDEKVSKALIQKVIEYAGEKNIGKIEGPMGFTNLDKAGMLTMGFDKLATMIGIYNHAYYPEHLEKLGLTKEKEWVEFELQFPEVLPDKIHKFNELISQKYKLKVLDFKSKEEIIEYVDPMFDLLDETYKHLSTYTPISDEQRKTYKEKYFKLIDKDYIVCVADDTDQLVAFAITMPSYSKALQKSKGKLLPFGWWHFLRAGKKNDRANFYLIGIHPDYQRRGVTSIIFKEIWKLFRKKGVKYLETNPELEENKSVQLLWQDYGPVNHKRRRTYSLEIK; encoded by the coding sequence ATGTCAGAAATTTCAGTTATTGAAGTAAAAAGTGCTGATCAGCTCAAGCAGTTTGTAAGATTTCCGATGGATCTGTATAAAAACAATCCCTATTATGTCCCTTCTTTTGTGAATGAGGAAATCAACATCTGGAATCCGGCAGAAAATCCCGCAATGGAATACTCGGAGGCAAAACAATTTTTGGCTTACAAAGACCGCGAGCTTGTGGGCAGAATTGCTGTAATGATCAATCATAAGGAGGAACATGAACTAGGGATCAGAAAGGTACGTTTCGGATGGATCGACTTCATTGATGATGAAAAGGTTTCAAAGGCCCTGATCCAGAAAGTAATAGAATACGCCGGAGAAAAGAACATCGGGAAAATAGAAGGACCGATGGGGTTCACGAACCTGGATAAGGCCGGAATGCTGACAATGGGCTTCGATAAGCTGGCCACAATGATCGGAATCTACAACCATGCCTATTACCCGGAACATCTGGAAAAACTGGGCCTGACCAAAGAAAAGGAATGGGTGGAATTCGAGCTGCAATTCCCGGAAGTATTGCCCGACAAGATACACAAATTCAATGAGTTGATTTCCCAGAAGTACAAACTGAAGGTATTGGATTTCAAGTCGAAAGAAGAGATTATTGAATATGTGGATCCGATGTTTGACCTGTTGGATGAAACCTATAAACATCTGTCCACTTACACTCCGATTTCGGACGAACAGCGGAAAACATACAAAGAGAAATATTTTAAACTCATCGATAAGGATTATATCGTCTGTGTTGCCGATGATACGGACCAGCTGGTGGCTTTTGCTATTACCATGCCTTCCTATTCCAAAGCGTTGCAGAAATCCAAAGGAAAGCTGCTGCCCTTCGGATGGTGGCATTTTCTGAGAGCCGGAAAGAAAAACGACCGGGCGAATTTTTACCTGATCGGGATCCATCCGGATTATCAGAGAAGAGGCGTTACTTCGATCATCTTTAAGGAAATATGGAAGCTCTTCCGCAAAAAGGGCGTAAAATACCTTGAAACAAACCCTGAACTGGAAGAAAATAAAAGCGTTCAGCTGCTGTGGCAGGACTATGGTCCGGTGAACCATAAGCGAAGAAGAACCTATTCCCTGGAAATTAAATAA
- a CDS encoding NADH-quinone oxidoreductase subunit B: MSDNKPVIRTDAPAPEGFEGEGFFATKLSSVIGMARKFSLWPLPFATSCCGIEFMATLNPTYDASRFGMERNSFSPRQADLLMVCGTISKKLGPVLKEVYTQMAEPKWVVAVGACACSGGIFDTYSVLQGIDKIIPVDVYVPGCPPRPEQIIEGVMQVQALAESESIRRRDTPEYQKLLDSYNISN; encoded by the coding sequence ATGTCAGATAACAAACCAGTAATAAGAACAGATGCACCGGCTCCGGAAGGATTTGAAGGAGAAGGCTTTTTCGCAACGAAACTGAGCAGTGTAATCGGGATGGCCAGAAAATTCTCTCTTTGGCCGCTGCCTTTTGCAACCTCTTGCTGCGGCATCGAGTTTATGGCAACCCTGAACCCAACGTATGACGCTTCTAGATTCGGGATGGAAAGAAACTCTTTCTCCCCGAGACAGGCAGATTTACTGATGGTTTGCGGAACCATATCCAAGAAATTAGGACCGGTCCTAAAAGAAGTATACACCCAGATGGCTGAGCCGAAATGGGTAGTTGCCGTAGGTGCTTGCGCATGCAGCGGTGGTATTTTTGACACGTATTCCGTATTGCAGGGAATCGATAAAATAATTCCCGTGGACGTATACGTTCCGGGATGCCCTCCCCGACCTGAGCAGATCATCGAAGGGGTAATGCAGGTTCAGGCTCTTGCAGAAAGCGAAAGCATCAGAAGAAGAGATACACCTGAATACCAGAAACTATTAGATTCTTACAATATTAGCAACTAA